The DNA window AAAGACTGTGAAGACACCTGGACAGAAGAATAAGTATGataggacacacacaaacacaagttgtAAGGGAAAAGCTTCAGTGATGATACGCTGGCTGTATATATACTGGCCTAATCCTCCGGTCAGAGAAGACGCAGCAACTTCTCCCTTTTAGATGACTTTATTGACCCCGATCCAAATGAACAGGACACTGTGGTACACTATAGTAGGTGTGCTTTGTGATGTATCATCACCGACGCACACTGTTGTGCAAAAGAATTAAGAAGAGCGCTGACGATCAGTGGAAAATTAACTCAACTAGTTAACTGCACAGAAAGTTTTATCGAACACACTATGCATGCGCAAACAGTCCGTCAGTCTCTGCATGAAGCAGCTAGCTGTGACGTGTACTCCTCCCAGCAGAGAATTCACAACACAAGTTGTGTTGTTGACTTTAGTTACAGCTGCATATCTATtgaatcaaacattttatttattaattaaaaaattaagGTTTGATGCATCATCCAGATCAAATGCTGAagtaaaatttgaaaaaaatacaaatgaaaaagtaaCACACAGTTATATTACATCTTTTGATGTAATTTAGACATTCAGAAGAAGGCCCTTACAGTTCAGTTATGGTTAATTATGAAAATCAATGATCAATAGAATTTTGTTGAACTTAATTTCACACGTCAGTTAAATCTTGGTGCAGGGACTAGAAGGAATTTATAGAGGAACAATTCACAAGTGTAGATGAGCCAGAAAGACATCAGTCATGTCAGTGCAAGTGTTTTATCATCAGGTAGGGAAGCCATAGCGGGGCAAGAGACTCGCTTTACACCATACCTGACAGCTGCCAAACGGACTTTAATGCTGGATTCTGATAGACCACTGACTATCCTGTCCATCatattctctgtctctgtgatcTAAAGAGTAAATAGGATGAAACAGATTAGATAAAAATCAAGCATGATTCATATGCAATTATGACAAATAATATGACTGCAAGATTGTTCAGGATTAGtggaaattattatttttgcatcaaaagttcaattttcactgaaaaacatcatgaagATGCGGTATTTGTTGAGCtatgtaccaaacaaacatgttctctTACATCCAAAGACAAATATTGGTGGGACATATCTGCAGCACCTCcatacttcattataatgctgttaggtcacacattttacctttctCAAAAAATTGCTGCTTTTGCCATTTGGATTTGTGCAGCTCTGATGTATGTGCACAACAATAgttgcaaaataaaatacatttgaggGGAAGGTCACCTTTTTGCGGATGTCCTCATCATTGGATCCTAGTGATGCGTAAAGTTTGAAAGCAGCTTGTCTCAGTTCATGAGCATGCTTCAGGTCATGATCCAGCTGCAAATGACAGAGTGGACAAAGTCAGCTGGTGTAAGATGTCAACAGATGATAGAGCTTTTTCACAAAAATGGTGATAACTTCAACGCTGCAAGATTATTGATGGTAGCACAGTTAGACTAGCCAAAGTGCTGTCAGAAGGTCTGAGCAAAACAATCTTTGCCTTTAATTAATCTTCTTAACAACAATAATTGTGATAAtcatttttagccatgctagttACTTGGCTCTACAGATGTAATGTTCAGAGTGTCTTTCTGATGGACTTGGTCTGGGTTTCCCTTAAGTGTCTAATCCAGGTCAAGGTTACAATTAGTCTAATACTTTTGGTTTACTTTGTTATATTCTGCTCTTGGGAGgtgcaatataaaaaaaatgtattatttaaattGCGACTGGTTCAGGAAGCCATGAACGAGCTACAGCCAATGACAGCAGAGCTTCTTCTCTGAACTCAGTCTTATCATGCGTCTTTGTGTTTACAAGACAGAAAGTTGCTTAGCTTGCAGTGTAGCAATCTGACAACTTTGTAAATCATGTAGGATGGCCAAGGCATAACATGTCTGTAGACTCTTAGTCTTCTGAGtctaagggttagggttagacgGACCTATCACATACATTAAACACCTGTCCCTCTTCACATTGCCAAAATATTATCACATGAAATGTTCCAGCTCAGGCCCCTCAGGCTCACCCTCTTGATGTCAGTGATGGCAGACACAGAGCTGGGGTATTTGAAGTAGTCAGCCAACATTGCCACCAGGTGGTCCGTGGTGCTTGCgatcctctgcagctccacgTCGGGTTCCATCAGGTAGGCCAGCGTCTCTGCACCCTCTACCCTCTCTTCAAGCAAATGCTCTTTACTGCACATCCGCACGAGGCACGGCAGAGTCTGAATGAAAAGCACCAAGCCACATGCACTTTCATTAAAGACGTGCCACTGATAgaatataatataaacatataGACAGAGGTCTCCGTCAAAGCCTAACCTTTAGGACTACGCAGCTGTCATCTGTCCTGATAGCACCGGCTCGACACATGTATGTTAGACTTGGAAAGAAAGAAGTCACATTAAAGGAAAAAGCATACAGaaaaatatatgcatatattCTCAATATGGTTTGATGTCACTCACCATttggctgctgttagctgcaTTTCAATGGGTTGATCCCTTTGCATCATTCTGACAAATACCTGAGAAAGCAGCTCACCATCAACCAGcactggcaacaaaaacaaaagatggataGGTTTAAAAGTGAAGCTCATGAGaagggagggtgagggagagggagagggagaaggagaggaatcCTCACCATTCACCAGTGTCATGGAGACCTGAGTGTTCTCATAGGCCAGGACTGAGAAACACTTTAAAGCCTGCATCCGGACCTGGAGAGCCAATGGGgttgaaggaggagagaaaataaacacaggtgAATTAGTCCTAGGATTGAATGGCCGCATCACTGAATTGGGCAATTGCATATGCTTACAGAGAGACCTCATATACCTTATAAGAGGGTGAGATAAGTAGAGGAGCAATGTTCTGGATGGCGCCATGGTTGAAAAGAACCGTCTGGTGCTCTGGGGTCTGGACAAAACAAGTGTCCCATCAACAATGAATCTTGGTCTGGCTACAAGTGTGATGGACTCCGTTTTTGttgcactgtgtttgtgtgtgaacaaaTACCAACAAATACCTTACAACAGTGAGAGAAGATCTGTGTGATGTACTCCTGGGTTCTCTGTGAGCGGCTCAGTAGAGACATTAGATGAGGAATCACAGTGGAGTCCTATACAAGCCATGAACAAGATGGGAATGTTTAGAATTGACCatataataacagtaataagaTTCAGTTAGAGGTACACCAAACTGTTTGTCTGACACATGCTTTGTCAGCACCATTACAGCTATTAAGTacctcaagtcaagtcaagtttaTTATCCCACGGGGGGGAAATTAAGTTGCAGCCAGGTATCAAAAAACACGCAACCAACGACGCAACACACAAGATAATAAATAGCAATGGAGACAGCATTACAACACAGAGagtacatgaaataaaatacagcaCAAGATCACTACATGGAGAGGCCAAGATAAGCAGTAGTCCAAGAGTCCAGAGAGCAAAAGAAGCAGAAAGTGCAGCAGTGACATCATTTAGAGTGAATCCAGCATATTGATGGCAGTACATACAAAGGAGAGTTTGTAACGTTTAGTCCAGTGGGTGGGAACTCTATACCTTCTACCTGAGGGTAAAAGCACAAACTCTCTATAGAGGGGTTGGTCATCACAGTCCAAAAAGGCCAGAGCCTTCCTAAGGACACGACGGTCATATAAGTCACACAGTGGAAACTGCTTCACCCCTATAACCTTGCCAGCAACACTAACAAACCGACCCAGGTTGTTTCGCTCAGCAAGGTTAAGGTTGCCAAACCATACAAGAACTGAAAACGACAGGACTGACTCAATAAAAGACTTATAAAATAATGTTATCATTTTTGTGCATAcattaaatgtgttcatttttcttaaaaagtaGAGACACTGTTGGACCTTCTTATGGATAGCCTCGACATTAGTCTGGAAACATAATTTATTCTCCAGCACAGTTCCTAGATATTTGCAGCTTTCCATTAGTTCCACCTCCAATCCCCCTATCTCTGTAGGCTTGGGAGTAGGTGTAGACCTtctaaaatcaataaaaagtcATTCACAATTGGGCCATGATCTAATTCCCCTCCCTGTAGCAGGCTAATTATGACAGATCTCAGCAAATATGGCTGTATAGTattgaaaacagaggaaaaatgaatgaaaacatgtctAGCATGTGAAAACAGGATAATAACAACAGCAATCCTCTGTTTCTCTAGGCATTCCACAAAAATGTACTGGAAAATGCCCCCCAGTTGTTCCTCACAGGTCTAAAGCACCTTGCCACAGATCTGATCTGGGCCTGGGCCTGACCACAAATCCAGTGTCAGTATCAATATTATTAGGGGATGACTCATTTTTCTCAGATTGTCAAACTGTTCTGTAAAATTATGCTTGTCAAATCTcaaataaaattaatttaaactATCAGCAAGCTCATTATCAGAGGTAAAACCAGCAACTCTAActcctgtgttccccttccCCAAAACAGCCactcatttttctcatttcattccAGGCATCTCTAGAGTTGTTACTTCTGAACTCTGTCGCAATCTTATCTTTGTAGTTAGTTTTGGCTTATTCAATATTTCTGATATTATCATTAAAGTTTTAATTGTGTATTGTGAAAGGGTGGTTCACTGTACATTTAAGACAGGAAACTATGATTgaaactttgtcttttttagttAATGCTTTTGTTTCACAGATTCATTCACTGAATGCAGCTTTACGTTTCTTTAGTGGACTACACAGGCTTCTCTATTGTTTTGTCAAGtctaaatatttcagtttgctGATGCATGCATTTTGTGAGTGGTAGCTCCAGAAACTATGGGGGAGGACAGAGATGAGAAGGAAAGACGCGGGAATCAGCAGCAGGAATCAGCAGTGGGAATCAGCAGCGGGCAGAGAGGGAATATTTTCAGATCTTTCTCTGATCTAATTGAGgtaaatcctcaattcacagagGCGACTgtataaaacaaaccaaaaagtaTTTTGGTGAGATTTACTTGAAGTGAAATTCTCatcaaaatgcaaccaaggcttttttgtgaggcacttttaagattgaccatattttccgttttttagcacttttatgctagcatcaaaatcactattttttcAACTGACATTCCTGACATTTtgagagtttattttgtttcttcttaATAACTTGTTGCTTTgacatctcccagctgaaactacatgGACTGAGACATCAGACAAATCTCTGGAATGGGCTaacaggttagcatgctagtaCAAAGATATCATATAGATAGCAGAATATGTACAAAATAACTTACAGTATAGAGCAGCTGCACAGGGGTTACTGGACTTATGAAGACCGTTCTGAGACATCTAAGACAAGCTTCAATGAAGATCAGGTCCGGACACAGGAGACCTATGAGCACAAAGACAGGTGCAAATCAAAGATGTTGTCTAtcacaggaagtgtttgcatgcaggagagtgtgtgtgtgtgtgtgtgtgtgtgtgtgtgtgtgtgtgtgtgtgtgtgtgtgtgccacccCAACCTTGAAGAAGGGCAGGGATGATGTGACAGTCCACCAGGGACTTGATGTTGTTCTCAGTGCCCATGGCTAGGCTGCCCAGCACCACAGAACACTCTGTCCGCAGCTCCAGACTGGACgagctctgctgcagcaggtacAGTAACCTGGAGCCAacgatcaaacacacacactgaagcaagAGTACTGTAAAGGGTGTTAAGTAACCTGTAGGGAAAGGCTGCAagtaacaaacattttcattgtagACTAATCTGTAGGTTAATAGATGATTGCTCAGTGTTtgtatgtcttgttttgtccacaataTAAAGATACACAATTTACTAccatagaggagtaaagacacTACTAAATGTAATCACagaattttgtcttttttttctgcaataaaaTTACTCAAACAGATGACTCAATTTTATATGATACTTTATTCAAAGTAGTTGGTGATTAATCCAATATTTGACATCCTAACAATTAATTGCCGCAGCTCTAATTTCAGGTTCAGGGTAGATGATACTACTAAGTAACACCTAAGCtttaacagttcaagtgtattGTAATTCCAGGTTGCTTTTAAATggcattttaatttttcattcactGTCTACTTAACAAAAGTGTGCTATTTAGCACCAGTGTCAATGTGCTGAACAAAGTGAGTGCACTTGAACTACATTTTAATCGTCAAAAAATGGGAAGTAAGAACAAAGGCAAAGTCAGAGGTATTGGAAGTGTAAAGTTGTGCAGAGACGTACCTTGGCACAGCTCCAAGGACAATCAGATTGgccttctgtttgttgtttcctaTAACTGCATTCTTCATGTCGCTGAAGTAAGACACAAAACCATTATCAAAATCACCCAAACAATCCACTTGAGGCAACTGCGACAAATGTGTACGTATTACAAACAACAAGATGTGAAGTTGGGTAATAAGCGGTTAAAAGTCTGGGAattcacaagaaagaaaaggaaagtttaGTTAAGGGATGCACAATACATATCAGAAAGATAAATTATCAGTCctataatttaaaatgtatcagtaaataaagaaattataGACAACAAATCTAGCCAATAATACCAAGCCAAATTGCTTTTGTTGACTTAACAAGAGCAGCATCTACACACAGTAGGTGGTGGTATGCACAGTTGTTTTGTGAGCAGCCAATAAtcatagaaaaatgaaaaacatgctgGTGTTGCacatcaaactgctgcacctATGTAGAGCCACATATgtcatcactgtttgttttttcacgaGAACAGGAGGGAAGAAGTCTTCGAGTTTAACCATAAAATCTAATCACAGCTATATTTCTTCTTTGTGATCTTTGCCCACTACATTTTTGCCTTTCTTGcactcagcaaaaaaaaagagagcataAAATGTTGGTTTATCAGTTATTTTATCGGTATCCGTAATGAGACTCAGGTAATCATCAGTTATCatattggctgaaaaaaaatctgtatcttGCATCCCAACTTTCGGTACAAATAATATGGGCACCTTTTTTAATATAATGGGGAACAGTGTGACCTACTTTACAACAAGACATCGCAGAAACGACAACGATGCTTGACTGTTGCATGTCATCAGTGCCTtagccaaaaagctgcacagtGGACAGCCAGCTAGCTTGTCCATTCTGTGCCTGCAAGAGAGAAAATAACTCCCCTACCCATAAGGTGGCAGTAGTCTGTATTTGTCACTCAAAACGTGAAAAATGAGGACTCCTGCCTGCAGGTTTATAAACTGTTATGATAAAAGCAGTTTTGTCACGCCACTCTCAATAATTAAttctatttgaaaatgtcaggtAAAAAGTTACAAATGGCACAAGCAAAGAGCAAGATGGAAAACGGGGAGAAACTACACTACATGGGTGAAATCATTGATATTGCAATGACGGGCTCATGgggctttctctttttttcccgtttttcttttcctgcgcTGATTTGCTGGGCTGTACAACCAGTCCAAGGGATTTCTCTCACTGACGGCCTCCACAGCCGATTCTTGAGGATTACTTGGCTGCCAACAAGGGCTGTCTAGAGTCAACAGTGCAGGGCACTAGGGCTACAGCCACTCACTGACAACACTGTAACTGCAAGTACGTGTAAGCACATACTGTAGTGGTGTGCCACACATAATATTACACTATAAATAGGGTAGAATCATGCTGTTTGTTACAACACATCATGTTAAGTATTATGGTCCCCTATACTTTATTAATGCTTTATAATAACAATCCTTAGTAATAGGGACATCTATAGTTAACATGAGTTCATTGCTATTTCAACAATGAAATCCATCTATTGAGCAACTGCTCATTGTAAAGTTGCAATTTATGTTTGTGATTCTTtgtaaatggtttataaataCTGTGCAGTTCATCTGTACATAGATAGCCATTATAAATTTGCGACTGATATTCATCAACCTTTACAATTGCTTAAGAAATGATTTCAAAAGTATTTCACTGTCTGGTAACTGTCAGATAACTACTTACCAAGTTGAATTGtttataaatgtaccatttacTAAtaatggttattataaagtggTACCTATACTTCTGCAACAGGTGAGACAAAAATgaacctttattaaaaaataagaatCATATTGGAAGTACAGAACAtgttgtttaattaaaaaggcattttCCCCAGTGGTGTCCTGATAATATAAATTAAGCTAATAGTTCTCAGACAGTTCACAGATTGTCAGAGGGAGTCTTCAGCATAGCTGAGGCCATTAGCTAGATAATCTGAGAAGTAACAAAGACACCAGGCACTCAGAGGTCAGCCAGGCCCACATCTCCAAATTGGAGAACAGGGGGTTTACATCAAGCCGAGCCCAACAAGGTCTTGAAGAACAAGGAATGAGccatttcatttgtattcacTGCATTTAGTTTTCcatgcagtgtttcctctgctctgcatgAGCCCCAGATGATATCAAATAGCAGGTGAGTGAGGCTAGTGGAAAAGTACTGCTACACCAGGCAGTCAAATTAGTCAGGTGCTACGCTAGTGGAGCGCTACAAGCCGTAACCAGAGCTAGTCTCTTCAGAAGTTAAAAATAACTATGAAATAGGCAGAGCCCAGGTCACTGCAGTTTAGGTAGAGAGTGAGAGTGGGAGAGGGATACAAGGTGTAACTGAGCAGTGAATTGCATTTTGACATAGACATCACATGAAAGTCTGAGCATGTAAACAGAATCCATGCTCACCGAAGAACACCACAGTCAGTTATGTTTTCTACAGAAGTAAGTGTACGTCAGAAGAACAACTTTCATCAGCAAATTTCAGCAACATGTGAAAGACAATTTGAACAGATTCAGAACAGGACAgcttatcaaaaaaaaaaaataatacaacttTTACATTACAATGTATGGGAAGGTAACGTTTGCTGAACTTACATGACTCCCTGCAGCACTTTCTGTGGGTCGG is part of the Acanthopagrus latus isolate v.2019 chromosome 9, fAcaLat1.1, whole genome shotgun sequence genome and encodes:
- the armc8 gene encoding armadillo repeat-containing protein 8 isoform X2 translates to MACLLEAPLRISVLSEVTATSRHYVDRLFDPDPQKVLQGVIDMKNAVIGNNKQKANLIVLGAVPRLLYLLQQSSSSLELRTECSVVLGSLAMGTENNIKSLVDCHIIPALLQGLLCPDLIFIEACLRCLRTVFISPVTPVQLLYTDSTVIPHLMSLLSRSQRTQEYITQIFSHCCKTPEHQTVLFNHGAIQNIAPLLISPSYKVRMQALKCFSVLAYENTQVSMTLVNVLVDGELLSQVFVRMMQRDQPIEMQLTAAKCLTYMCRAGAIRTDDSCVVLKTLPCLVRMCSKEHLLEERVEGAETLAYLMEPDVELQRIASTTDHLVAMLADYFKYPSSVSAITDIKRLDHDLKHAHELRQAAFKLYASLGSNDEDIRKKITETENMMDRIVSGLSESSIKVRLAAVRCLHSLSRSVQQLRTSFHDHAVWKPLMKLLQNAPDEVLVMASSTLCNLLLEFSPSKEPILESGVIELLCNLTQSDSPALRVNGIWALMNMAFQADQKVKGEIVRCLGTEQLFRLLSDPDTNVLMKTLGLLRNLLSTRPVRKSNYSRSLAHYSRQHVISKDV
- the armc8 gene encoding armadillo repeat-containing protein 8 isoform X1, coding for MACLLEAPLRISVLSEVTATSRHYVDRLFDPDPQKVLQGVIDMKNAVIGNNKQKANLIVLGAVPRLLYLLQQSSSSLELRTECSVVLGSLAMGTENNIKSLVDCHIIPALLQGLLCPDLIFIEACLRCLRTVFISPVTPVQLLYTDSTVIPHLMSLLSRSQRTQEYITQIFSHCCKTPEHQTVLFNHGAIQNIAPLLISPSYKVRMQALKCFSVLAYENTQVSMTLVNVLVDGELLSQVFVRMMQRDQPIEMQLTAAKCLTYMCRAGAIRTDDSCVVLKTLPCLVRMCSKEHLLEERVEGAETLAYLMEPDVELQRIASTTDHLVAMLADYFKYPSSVSAITDIKRLDHDLKHAHELRQAAFKLYASLGSNDEDIRKKITETENMMDRIVSGLSESSIKVRLAAVRCLHSLSRSVQQLRTSFHDHAVWKPLMKLLQNAPDEVLVMASSTLCNLLLEFSPSKEPILESGVIELLCNLTQSDSPALRVNGIWALMNMAFQADQKVKGEIVRCLGTEQLFRLLSDPDTNVLMKTLGLLRNLLSTRPHIDQIMSSHGKQIMQAVTLILEAEHSIEVKEQTLCILANIADGNTAKELIMTNDDMLQKIKYYMGHSNVKLQLAATFCISNLIWNEEDGSQERQDKLREMGFVDILHKLTQASDPNLSDRAKTAMQQYLA